One window from the genome of Thalassospira xiamenensis M-5 = DSM 17429 encodes:
- a CDS encoding mechanosensitive ion channel domain-containing protein yields MTTVRPIVVWIMATIMSAILISGGAYAQDKTQENPQKIELDQSQKLISGWNDGLDDIDAALSDGEVSGRLLNESRAQVEKITEGSATLQSSAAERLNRLNAALGKLGEPPAEGQSEVPAVAAERSRLNDAIAEISGVIKQVELVDFRATEVSDHLARISRERFTRRILGRVDVPWDGETWGQVWSGAIELPDMVRSRYADLDLEGQIGDELAEVAPGLVLLAFIVMAALIGGEVAVLRWLPERWQHVPKEDRVSLISGTRFLFTAMVPGIALVIAYQIVNRQPDLLAGSMGDFIYQCFAALLFLLFVGAAIRSIYSPFLPGMRRAGTTATGARVVGLLSLLAAVIYASDLVLLQGATTLGTSLEIALVQSVSNVFLISVILFVCSLGVFWEHGEPDRHELWAKVERRSRRGLRIVAVLLPVLTLLGYVALARFILENLMTGLAFITSYWLLRGYARALVHTYLVKPSSPDDDGASDAVHGTLYFWLRVTIDVVMFSVAVPLAVLIFTDIAWADLLDAAEKAFIGIQVGGINFSLRAILIAILLFLAVLGVMRFFQRMLNTRVLPNTKLDEGLQHSVSAIFGYAGICLAVLLAISAAGMDLSNLAIIAGAISVGIGFGMQSIVSNFVSGLILLIERPIKVGDWIVVGADQGLVKDIRVRATEIETFDRSSVVIPNSELISNRVMNWTLKDRSGRGIIRIGVSYGSDANKVREILLEIADKRREILSYPAPQVVFMDFGASSLDFELRYFLRDIGDVLSVGSAVRFEILERFRAEGVEIPFPQQDVHFRDIDRLAAAIRDAGRGNAKPVIEAKDDVPEANAETGDGEGADPATPPSTAKDENRDKDAAARSIPDAGGDADGDGPR; encoded by the coding sequence ATGACGACAGTTCGACCGATTGTAGTGTGGATCATGGCGACAATAATGTCCGCCATCCTGATCAGTGGCGGCGCATATGCGCAGGACAAGACACAGGAAAATCCCCAGAAGATCGAACTGGATCAAAGCCAGAAACTGATATCTGGCTGGAATGACGGTCTTGATGACATTGATGCGGCCCTGTCGGACGGCGAAGTCAGCGGGCGGCTGTTAAATGAAAGCCGGGCCCAGGTCGAAAAGATCACCGAGGGCAGTGCGACATTGCAGTCAAGTGCGGCGGAGCGTCTGAACCGCCTGAATGCCGCCCTTGGCAAACTGGGCGAACCGCCCGCCGAAGGCCAAAGTGAAGTCCCCGCGGTTGCCGCCGAACGATCCCGTCTTAACGATGCCATTGCCGAGATCAGCGGCGTGATCAAGCAGGTTGAACTGGTTGATTTCCGTGCGACCGAGGTTTCCGACCATCTGGCGCGGATTTCGCGCGAACGGTTTACGCGGCGTATTCTGGGCCGGGTTGACGTGCCGTGGGACGGCGAAACCTGGGGCCAGGTATGGTCGGGCGCGATTGAGCTGCCCGACATGGTGCGCAGCCGCTATGCCGATCTTGATCTTGAAGGCCAGATTGGCGACGAGCTGGCAGAGGTCGCGCCGGGGCTGGTGTTGCTGGCGTTTATCGTGATGGCCGCCCTGATCGGCGGCGAGGTCGCGGTGCTGCGCTGGTTGCCGGAAAGATGGCAGCATGTGCCAAAGGAAGACCGGGTTTCATTGATATCGGGGACGCGGTTCCTGTTTACGGCGATGGTGCCGGGTATCGCGCTTGTGATTGCCTATCAGATCGTTAATCGACAGCCCGACCTTCTGGCCGGAAGCATGGGCGATTTCATCTATCAGTGCTTTGCCGCCCTTTTGTTCCTGCTGTTTGTCGGGGCGGCGATCCGCAGTATTTATTCCCCGTTCCTGCCGGGGATGCGGCGCGCGGGCACGACCGCGACGGGGGCGCGGGTTGTCGGGCTTTTATCGTTGCTGGCGGCGGTGATTTACGCATCCGATCTGGTGCTGTTGCAGGGTGCGACCACGCTTGGCACGTCGCTTGAAATCGCGCTGGTGCAAAGTGTTTCCAACGTTTTCCTGATTTCGGTCATTCTGTTTGTCTGTTCGCTTGGCGTGTTCTGGGAACATGGCGAACCGGACCGGCACGAATTATGGGCCAAGGTCGAAAGACGGTCGCGCCGCGGATTGCGGATCGTGGCGGTCCTGCTGCCGGTGCTGACGCTTCTGGGCTATGTGGCACTCGCACGGTTCATCCTTGAAAACCTGATGACCGGGCTTGCGTTTATCACCAGTTACTGGCTTTTGCGCGGCTATGCGCGCGCCCTTGTGCATACCTATCTGGTGAAACCGTCATCGCCCGATGATGACGGGGCCAGTGATGCGGTGCATGGCACGCTTTATTTCTGGCTGCGTGTGACGATTGATGTCGTGATGTTTTCGGTTGCCGTGCCGCTGGCGGTGCTGATCTTTACCGACATTGCGTGGGCGGATTTGCTTGATGCCGCCGAAAAGGCGTTTATCGGGATACAGGTGGGCGGGATCAATTTCTCGCTCCGCGCCATTCTGATCGCGATTTTGCTGTTCCTTGCGGTTCTGGGCGTCATGCGGTTTTTCCAGCGGATGCTCAATACGCGCGTTCTGCCCAACACCAAGCTTGACGAAGGTTTGCAGCATTCGGTTTCGGCGATTTTCGGCTATGCCGGGATTTGCCTTGCGGTGTTGCTGGCGATTTCGGCGGCGGGGATGGATTTGTCCAACCTTGCGATCATTGCCGGTGCGATTTCGGTCGGTATCGGTTTTGGCATGCAAAGTATCGTCAGTAACTTTGTGTCGGGCCTGATCCTTCTGATCGAACGGCCGATCAAGGTGGGTGACTGGATCGTGGTCGGGGCCGATCAGGGGCTGGTCAAGGATATCCGGGTGCGCGCGACCGAGATCGAAACCTTTGACCGGTCATCGGTGGTGATCCCGAACTCCGAACTGATTTCGAACCGGGTGATGAACTGGACGCTGAAAGATCGCAGCGGGCGGGGGATTATCCGTATCGGGGTTTCGTATGGATCGGATGCCAACAAGGTGCGTGAAATCCTGCTGGAGATCGCCGATAAGCGCCGCGAAATCCTGAGCTATCCGGCACCACAGGTGGTGTTTATGGATTTCGGGGCCAGCTCGCTTGATTTCGAATTGCGCTACTTCCTGCGCGATATCGGTGATGTTCTGTCGGTGGGCAGTGCGGTGCGGTTCGAGATCCTTGAACGGTTCCGGGCCGAAGGTGTTGAAATTCCGTTCCCGCAGCAGGATGTGCATTTCCGCGATATCGACAGATTGGCGGCCGCCATCCGCGATGCCGGGCGGGGCAATGCCAAGCCGGTGATCGAGGCGAAGGATGATGTTCCTGAGGCGAATGCCGAAACAGGTGATGGCGAGGGAGCCGACCCGGCCACACCGCCATCGACGGCCAAGGATGAAAACCGCGACAAGGATGCGGCGGCGCGCAGTATCCCCGATGCCGGGGGGGATGCGGACGGGGATGGGCCACGTTAA
- the nadA gene encoding quinolinate synthase NadA yields MNQIATIAEAAPGAMSEMQIDPTLDLEAEIARLKKEKNAIILAHYYQDGEIQDLADFVGDSLDLSRKAAETDADVIVFCGVRFMAEVAKILSPNKTVLLPDSKAGCSLEDSCQPEPFRKFREQHPDHVSVTYINCSAEVKAASDIIVTSSNAAEIIDQIPLDKPILWAPDRHLGTYLAKKTGRDMTLWNGSCIVHEQFSERELIRLKTQNPDAKIAAHPECHDGILKHADHIGSTRAILEYVINGPDQKYLIATEPHIIHQMEKAAPHKEFIPVPGADGSCACNNCPFMELNTLEKLYLCLVNNGPQIIMPEDLRVAAVKPLERMLEMSKGIPLKKENAA; encoded by the coding sequence ATGAACCAGATTGCCACCATCGCCGAGGCCGCGCCCGGCGCAATGTCTGAAATGCAGATTGATCCGACCCTTGATCTTGAAGCGGAAATCGCCCGCCTCAAGAAAGAGAAAAACGCGATCATTCTGGCCCATTATTATCAGGACGGAGAAATTCAGGATCTGGCCGACTTTGTCGGTGACAGCCTTGATCTGTCGCGCAAGGCCGCCGAAACCGATGCCGATGTCATCGTGTTCTGCGGTGTGCGTTTCATGGCCGAGGTCGCCAAAATCCTCAGCCCGAACAAAACCGTGCTGCTGCCCGATTCAAAGGCCGGCTGCTCTCTCGAAGATTCGTGTCAGCCCGAACCGTTCCGCAAATTCCGCGAACAGCATCCCGATCACGTGTCGGTCACCTATATCAACTGCTCGGCCGAGGTAAAGGCCGCCTCCGATATCATCGTGACCTCGTCGAACGCGGCTGAAATCATCGATCAGATCCCGCTTGATAAACCGATCCTGTGGGCACCGGACCGTCACCTTGGCACGTATCTGGCCAAAAAAACCGGCCGTGACATGACGCTGTGGAACGGCTCATGCATCGTGCATGAACAGTTTTCCGAACGCGAACTGATCCGCCTTAAAACCCAGAACCCGGATGCCAAAATCGCGGCCCACCCGGAATGCCATGACGGCATTCTCAAACATGCCGATCACATCGGATCAACCCGCGCCATTCTGGAATATGTGATCAACGGCCCGGATCAGAAATACCTGATCGCGACCGAACCCCACATCATCCACCAGATGGAAAAAGCCGCCCCGCACAAGGAATTCATTCCCGTGCCCGGTGCCGATGGATCGTGCGCGTGCAACAACTGCCCGTTCATGGAACTGAACACGCTTGAAAAGCTTTATCTGTGTCTGGTCAATAACGGCCCGCAGATCATCATGCCCGAAGATTTGCGTGTTGCGGCGGTCAAACCGCTTGAACGGATGCTGGAAATGTCAAAGGGCATTCCGCTGAAAAAAGAAAACGCGGCCTAA
- a CDS encoding tyrosine recombinase XerC, whose product MADTGAMNKGLLALTLPEDVRDAIADWRQWLSAERRASNHTTENYLADLYAFLGFVRGHKGDTPDIAVLLQLNPRDFRSWLARRSMDGMAKSSTARALSSLRNFYRFLDRTGRGQNAAVNSIRNPKLPQSVPKPLSPADAMAVLDNAGAWQDEPWLAKRNLALFTLLYGCGLRISEALDLNANQRPTGDSMVITGKGNKQRLVPVLQIVRDAIDDYVHTCPYAPNGNEPLFVGARGGRLVAQVAQREMRKIRGLLNLPDTATPHAMRHSFATHLLAGGGDLRTIQDLLGHASLSTTQRYTSVDTERLMAVYQGTHPRARR is encoded by the coding sequence ATGGCTGACACCGGCGCAATGAATAAGGGGCTTCTGGCCCTGACCCTGCCCGAAGACGTGCGCGATGCCATTGCCGACTGGCGGCAATGGCTTTCCGCCGAACGCCGCGCATCAAACCACACGACCGAAAATTATCTCGCCGATCTGTATGCCTTCCTTGGTTTTGTCCGGGGGCATAAGGGTGACACACCCGATATCGCCGTTCTTCTGCAATTAAACCCGCGCGATTTCCGAAGCTGGCTTGCCCGGCGCAGCATGGATGGCATGGCCAAAAGCTCCACCGCGCGCGCCCTATCGTCGCTGCGCAATTTCTATCGCTTCCTGGATCGTACCGGGCGCGGGCAAAATGCTGCGGTCAATTCGATCCGCAATCCGAAACTGCCGCAATCGGTCCCCAAACCGTTAAGCCCCGCCGATGCAATGGCCGTCCTTGATAATGCCGGCGCGTGGCAGGATGAACCGTGGCTTGCCAAACGCAACCTCGCCCTGTTCACCCTGCTTTATGGCTGCGGGTTGCGTATATCCGAGGCACTCGACCTTAATGCCAATCAACGCCCGACGGGCGATTCGATGGTCATCACCGGCAAGGGCAACAAACAGCGCCTTGTCCCCGTCCTGCAAATCGTCCGCGATGCGATTGATGATTATGTCCACACCTGCCCCTATGCGCCGAACGGCAATGAACCGCTTTTTGTTGGCGCGCGCGGCGGTCGGCTGGTCGCACAGGTCGCCCAACGCGAAATGCGCAAAATCCGGGGCTTGCTGAACCTGCCCGATACCGCCACCCCGCACGCCATGCGCCATTCCTTTGCCACCCACCTTCTTGCTGGCGGCGGTGATCTGCGCACCATTCAGGATCTGCTGGGCCACGCCTCGCTCTCGACCACCCAACGCTATACCTCGGTCGATACCGAACGCCTGATGGCTGTCTATCAGGGGACCCATCCCCGTGCGCGGCGATAG
- a CDS encoding class I SAM-dependent methyltransferase, whose protein sequence is MSRLNSVIRRLQAQRDCLNAAAEMIKDHDGIVLEIGLGNGRTFDHLREIMPDREIFVFDRQIAAHPKCIPDDDHLFLGDIFETLPMAVERFAGKVALVHSDVGTGDEALNAKIASFIGKTLPLSLIKGAIVASDQKIDVPGTIAEPLPEGVPQDRYFFRRYQG, encoded by the coding sequence ATGTCCCGCCTTAACAGCGTCATCCGCCGCCTGCAGGCCCAGCGCGACTGCCTGAATGCCGCCGCCGAAATGATCAAGGACCATGACGGTATTGTTCTTGAAATCGGGCTTGGCAATGGCCGCACCTTCGATCATTTGCGTGAAATCATGCCGGATCGCGAAATCTTTGTCTTTGACCGCCAGATCGCTGCCCACCCGAAATGCATCCCCGATGACGATCACCTGTTTCTGGGCGACATTTTCGAAACCCTGCCAATGGCGGTTGAACGCTTTGCTGGCAAGGTCGCACTGGTCCATTCCGATGTCGGGACGGGGGACGAGGCGCTCAACGCCAAAATCGCATCCTTCATCGGCAAAACCCTGCCGCTGTCCCTGATCAAGGGCGCGATTGTCGCCTCCGATCAGAAAATCGACGTACCCGGCACCATCGCCGAACCGCTCCCCGAAGGCGTCCCGCAGGATCGCTATTTCTTCCGCCGTTATCAGGGCTAA
- a CDS encoding NUDIX hydrolase codes for MNAIRPAPRIVETANWIFRDGGKVLSVRSHGRDRFYLPGGKIDADETAIEALIREIREELGVMLIEKSIRPLGIHAGRGHNQPSGVIVRMQCFAARFTGTLTPSREIAEMRWLTQRDRHLMAPMGQKITAALFDI; via the coding sequence ATGAACGCTATCAGACCAGCCCCAAGGATTGTCGAAACCGCCAACTGGATTTTCCGCGACGGCGGCAAAGTCCTGTCGGTAAGAAGCCACGGGCGGGATCGTTTTTACCTGCCCGGTGGCAAGATCGATGCGGACGAAACCGCCATCGAAGCCCTGATCCGTGAAATCCGTGAAGAACTGGGCGTGATGCTGATCGAAAAATCCATCCGCCCGCTGGGCATCCATGCCGGTCGCGGCCATAACCAGCCATCTGGGGTTATTGTCCGCATGCAATGCTTTGCCGCCCGCTTCACCGGCACATTGACCCCATCACGCGAAATCGCCGAAATGCGCTGGCTCACGCAACGCGACCGTCACCTGATGGCCCCGATGGGCCAAAAGATCACGGCTGCGCTTTTCGATATTTAA
- a CDS encoding zinc transporter ZntB, whose product MPSSALINAFKLDSDGNGTPLEWQDISKNLPQTGEHEFLWVHLDWMADGVRRWLIDIVGLDPTIADNLSTRGTRPSVFFYDHGYSMNLRGVNLNAENDPADMISARFWVSGNLVITLRNRSLKAFDDIRAAIAQNNAPRNPDDFVLTVAERLVFRVDNVVLGLEDEVDTIEDDQEGTPENKTLPLRRRCSDVRNQLLRLRRHLSPQRDALAQYVEHKTAWLDKRYKRRARTLTDKTIRLVEEFDSLRERIQIVNENMMALETERMNRTMYWLTVIAGLFLPISFVTGLLGINVGGIPAAESPFGFLGVSIILAGIVLFEIWLFKKMRLI is encoded by the coding sequence ATGCCTTCATCCGCCCTGATCAATGCTTTTAAACTCGATAGCGACGGCAACGGAACGCCCCTTGAATGGCAGGACATCAGCAAAAACCTTCCCCAAACCGGTGAACATGAATTTCTCTGGGTGCATCTCGACTGGATGGCCGATGGCGTCCGGCGCTGGCTGATCGATATTGTCGGACTTGACCCCACCATCGCCGATAACCTGTCCACGCGCGGCACCCGGCCATCGGTCTTCTTTTATGATCATGGCTATTCGATGAATTTGCGGGGCGTCAATCTGAACGCCGAAAATGATCCCGCCGATATGATTTCGGCCCGCTTCTGGGTATCGGGCAATCTGGTGATTACGCTGCGCAACCGGTCGCTGAAGGCATTTGATGATATCCGGGCCGCGATTGCGCAGAATAACGCGCCGCGCAATCCCGATGATTTCGTCCTCACCGTCGCCGAACGGCTGGTATTTCGCGTCGACAATGTCGTGCTTGGCCTCGAAGACGAAGTCGACACCATCGAAGACGATCAGGAAGGCACGCCTGAAAACAAAACCCTGCCGCTGCGTCGGCGCTGTTCGGATGTCCGCAATCAGCTTTTGCGTCTGCGCCGCCACCTGTCCCCGCAACGCGATGCGCTGGCGCAATATGTCGAACATAAAACCGCCTGGCTTGATAAACGCTATAAACGCCGCGCACGCACGCTGACCGATAAAACCATCCGCCTGGTCGAAGAATTTGACTCCCTTCGCGAACGCATCCAGATCGTCAATGAAAACATGATGGCGCTGGAAACCGAACGCATGAACCGCACCATGTACTGGCTGACCGTGATCGCCGGTCTGTTCCTGCCGATCAGTTTCGTCACCGGGCTTCTGGGCATCAATGTCGGCGGAATTCCCGCCGCCGAAAGCCCGTTTGGCTTTCTGGGCGTTTCGATCATTCTGGCCGGGATTGTCCTGTTTGAAATCTGGCTGTTTAAAAAGATGCGCCTGATCTGA
- a CDS encoding glutathione S-transferase N-terminal domain-containing protein, with protein sequence MILRSSDPSPFGRKVKIVAKILGIYDQLTIEMSNTNDQEDTLRKQNPLGKIPILILDDGRKIYDSRVICEYLDAQVDGVTLHPTEGDARWEALTLQALGDGIVDAAILQVYENRMRPEEKRHADWLSYQSDKVKRALDQLEASPPSLAGDLTIGHVAVACALGYLDLRFDGKWRETYAALVTWLDTFRARVPAFDATIFKG encoded by the coding sequence ATGATCCTGCGCTCCAGCGACCCGTCACCCTTCGGCCGCAAGGTCAAAATCGTCGCCAAAATTCTTGGCATTTACGATCAGCTCACCATCGAAATGTCCAATACCAACGATCAGGAAGACACCCTGCGCAAACAGAACCCGCTGGGTAAAATCCCGATCCTGATCCTTGATGATGGCCGCAAGATTTATGATAGCCGCGTGATCTGCGAATATCTCGACGCGCAGGTCGATGGCGTCACCCTGCATCCGACCGAAGGCGACGCCCGGTGGGAAGCATTGACCCTTCAGGCGCTGGGCGATGGCATCGTCGATGCCGCAATCCTGCAGGTCTACGAAAACCGCATGCGCCCCGAAGAAAAGCGCCACGCCGACTGGCTGTCCTATCAGTCCGACAAGGTCAAACGCGCCCTTGATCAGCTCGAAGCCAGCCCGCCGTCACTGGCAGGCGACCTGACCATCGGCCATGTCGCGGTTGCCTGTGCGCTCGGTTATCTTGATCTGCGCTTTGATGGCAAATGGCGCGAAACTTACGCCGCCCTCGTCACATGGCTCGATACCTTCCGTGCCCGCGTCCCGGCCTTTGACGCCACGATTTTCAAAGGCTGA
- the nadC gene encoding carboxylating nicotinate-nucleotide diphosphorylase has translation MRPTMTVLTQAEISEFIDRAFAEDIGTGDITSDNVIPADARLRVALETREDIVVAGLDIALECFRKLVPDAKITKHCEDGDAITAKDVLAVVEGNARGILTAERTALNTLQHLSGIATTTRSYVAAMGDTTARLLDTRKTLPGWRKMEKYATRMGGALNHRMGLYDGVMIKDNHIGVVGSITECVKSARAANLPKIEVECDTLDQVREATDAGADIILLDNMGPDMLRQAVAIVAGRCKTEASGGVNLQTIGAIAATGVDYVSVGRITQSAPAVDIGLDVAIL, from the coding sequence ATGCGCCCCACCATGACCGTCCTGACCCAGGCTGAAATTTCCGAATTCATCGACCGCGCCTTTGCCGAGGATATCGGCACCGGTGACATCACATCGGACAATGTCATCCCCGCCGATGCGCGCCTGCGCGTCGCCCTTGAAACGCGCGAGGATATCGTGGTCGCCGGTCTGGATATCGCCCTTGAATGTTTCCGCAAACTGGTCCCCGATGCCAAAATCACCAAGCATTGCGAGGACGGCGATGCGATTACCGCCAAGGACGTGCTGGCCGTGGTCGAAGGCAATGCACGCGGCATCCTGACCGCGGAACGCACAGCCCTCAATACCCTGCAACATCTGTCTGGCATTGCCACCACCACACGCAGCTATGTCGCGGCGATGGGCGATACGACCGCCAGATTGCTTGATACCCGCAAAACCCTTCCGGGCTGGCGCAAGATGGAAAAATACGCCACCCGCATGGGGGGTGCTCTGAACCACCGCATGGGTCTTTATGACGGGGTGATGATCAAGGATAACCATATCGGCGTTGTCGGCTCGATCACCGAATGCGTGAAATCCGCCCGTGCGGCCAACCTGCCGAAAATCGAAGTCGAATGCGATACGCTCGATCAGGTCCGTGAAGCCACAGATGCCGGTGCCGACATCATCCTGCTTGATAACATGGGCCCCGATATGCTCCGTCAGGCCGTCGCGATTGTCGCGGGCCGCTGCAAGACAGAGGCATCGGGTGGTGTGAACCTGCAAACCATTGGCGCGATTGCCGCCACCGGGGTTGATTATGTCTCGGTCGGGCGCATCACCCAATCGGCCCCGGCGGTCGATATCGGGCTGGATGTCGCCATTCTCTGA
- a CDS encoding DUF484 family protein: MEKTALRADDVAAYLAEHPDFFANRPDLLDSLDMPVRELGSGIADMQQYVVTRLRDEREKLRGATSELINISKSNLETQSRIHRAVLALLNARGFDVFVEALQDLVPELLDLDAIALCFEESEDAPVPRCGGRVRRLTAGAVDQVLGEENDVWLLPDNAGDEAIFGPQADNIRSAAIVRVAPFYGDPVGLVAFGVAEPDYFSPAQAHDLIMFLASVIEFGVRRWLTPAQ; the protein is encoded by the coding sequence ATGGAAAAGACAGCATTGCGCGCCGACGACGTCGCGGCCTACCTCGCCGAACATCCCGACTTTTTTGCCAACCGGCCGGACCTGCTTGACAGCCTTGACATGCCGGTGCGCGAACTGGGCTCAGGCATTGCCGACATGCAGCAATATGTCGTCACCCGCCTTCGTGATGAACGCGAAAAGCTGCGCGGTGCCACCAGCGAACTGATCAATATCTCCAAATCCAACCTCGAAACCCAAAGCCGCATCCATCGCGCGGTTCTGGCCCTGCTCAATGCACGCGGCTTTGATGTCTTCGTCGAAGCCCTGCAGGACCTTGTGCCCGAACTGCTTGATCTCGACGCCATCGCATTGTGCTTTGAAGAAAGCGAAGATGCCCCCGTGCCCCGGTGCGGCGGCCGCGTCCGTCGCCTAACCGCCGGTGCGGTTGATCAGGTTCTGGGCGAGGAAAACGATGTCTGGCTTCTGCCCGACAATGCCGGGGACGAGGCGATTTTTGGCCCGCAGGCCGATAATATCCGCTCCGCCGCCATTGTCCGCGTCGCACCCTTTTATGGCGATCCGGTCGGGCTGGTGGCGTTTGGCGTCGCCGAACCCGATTATTTCAGCCCGGCACAGGCCCATGACCTGATCATGTTCCTCGCCTCCGTGATTGAATTTGGTGTGCGCCGATGGCTGACACCGGCGCAATGA
- a CDS encoding glutamine synthetase family protein, with translation MSSTNAPAPSSPSGSNMSEAAAFLAKYPDVEAIDIILTDFHGIGRGKMIRRHELEGIYKSGRGLPTSIFGQDVTGEDVDDCGLVQTGGGGDGRCWPVPGTLGYLPHTGRGQLLISMYNEDTTPHDVDPRNVFFTQVNRANALGFAPMGAFELEFYLVDRDADAGRLYHPASYAMTKRRSLLRNTMSVDEIDEMSPLFDAVYEGAKHLDLTLETLISEYGPGQYEMTIRYRDLMRAADDVIIAKRLIRTCARRFGMEAVFMPKPFGNEAGSGMHLHLSLADENGNNLFADQPDGSLSPLMLNAIGGIRGTIGDTMLILAPFMNSWRRFASAMYSPASDDWGVENRTVALRVPGTPGKTRHFEHRIAGVDANPYLVAAVTLGAALDGIENKIDPGQPSTDEIGHDKGPNDLPRHWLDAIDRFGASDFNKRTLGTRFHTAFTKIKQAEYEHMALKVSAAEWEYYGFSV, from the coding sequence GTGTCCAGCACCAACGCCCCTGCCCCCTCATCCCCCAGCGGCTCCAATATGTCCGAGGCCGCGGCATTCCTTGCCAAATACCCCGATGTCGAGGCCATCGACATCATCCTGACCGATTTTCACGGCATCGGGCGCGGCAAGATGATCCGCCGTCACGAGCTTGAAGGCATCTATAAATCCGGGCGCGGTTTGCCGACCTCGATCTTCGGGCAGGATGTCACGGGCGAGGATGTCGATGATTGCGGGCTGGTCCAGACCGGCGGCGGCGGCGATGGTCGTTGCTGGCCAGTACCCGGAACGCTTGGCTATCTGCCCCACACGGGCCGGGGGCAGCTTCTGATCAGCATGTATAACGAGGATACAACCCCGCACGATGTCGATCCGCGCAATGTGTTCTTCACTCAGGTCAACCGCGCCAATGCCCTTGGCTTTGCCCCAATGGGCGCGTTCGAACTGGAATTCTATCTGGTGGACCGCGATGCCGACGCGGGCCGGCTTTATCACCCGGCATCCTATGCCATGACCAAACGCCGCTCACTGCTGCGCAACACCATGTCGGTCGATGAAATCGATGAAATGTCGCCGCTTTTTGATGCGGTCTATGAAGGGGCGAAGCATCTTGATCTGACGCTTGAAACCCTGATTTCCGAATATGGGCCGGGCCAGTATGAAATGACGATCCGCTATCGCGATCTGATGCGCGCGGCCGATGATGTCATCATCGCCAAACGCCTGATCCGCACCTGCGCGCGCCGTTTCGGAATGGAAGCCGTCTTTATGCCCAAACCGTTCGGCAACGAAGCCGGTTCTGGCATGCACCTGCATCTGTCACTCGCCGATGAAAACGGCAATAACCTGTTTGCCGATCAGCCGGACGGGAGCTTGAGCCCCCTGATGCTCAACGCCATTGGCGGCATTCGCGGCACGATTGGCGACACCATGCTGATCCTCGCCCCCTTCATGAATTCATGGCGCAGATTTGCATCCGCCATGTATTCCCCGGCATCCGATGACTGGGGTGTTGAAAACCGCACCGTGGCGCTTCGTGTGCCAGGCACACCGGGCAAAACCCGGCATTTCGAACACCGCATCGCGGGCGTTGACGCCAACCCCTATCTGGTCGCCGCCGTCACCCTTGGGGCCGCCCTTGACGGCATCGAAAACAAAATCGATCCCGGCCAGCCAAGTACCGATGAAATCGGCCATGACAAAGGCCCTAACGACCTGCCGCGCCACTGGCTGGACGCCATTGACCGCTTCGGTGCCTCCGATTTCAACAAACGCACGCTGGGCACCCGCTTCCACACCGCCTTCACCAAAATAAAGCAGGCCGAATACGAACATATGGCGCTGAAGGTCAGTGCAGCGGAATGGGAATATTACGGGTTTTCGGTCTGA
- a CDS encoding YrhK family protein has protein sequence MKLFQSRRFDASSRHRQVYSAYEIAYTTVDWLAAVLFVIGSIMFLYDDLMHTGTWLFIIGSVCFALRPSIRLARELHLARLGEAVIEPGNSPDYRRG, from the coding sequence ATGAAGCTTTTCCAAAGCCGCCGCTTTGACGCATCCTCACGCCACCGACAGGTCTATAGCGCCTATGAAATCGCCTATACCACCGTCGACTGGCTGGCCGCGGTTCTGTTCGTCATCGGCAGCATCATGTTCCTTTATGATGATCTGATGCACACCGGAACGTGGCTTTTCATCATCGGGTCGGTGTGTTTTGCCCTGCGGCCCTCCATCCGCCTGGCCCGTGAACTGCACCTTGCCCGGCTGGGCGAGGCCGTCATTGAGCCCGGCAATTCCCCTGATTACCGCCGGGGCTGA